CGCCTGCGTTCCACTTAGTCCACCGTGCGGGTGGAGACGGAGGAGCAACCCCTCACCGTGAGGTGACGATTCGGGATAACCAGGTGACCGAAAGCGGTGACGTTGGAGTGCTGGTCGAGGACGCGACGGACGTGGCCGTGACGAACAACGATCTGTCCGGACTCAACCGACTCGATATCGATCACCTCCTCGGGCGACGCGGCTACGGGGTTGGGTTCGAAAACGTCGACGGGGCAACAGTAGCGAACAATACCGTTGCTGGCTCACCGGAGTCATTGTCTGATCTCGGCTGGCAGTCACAAAGCAACGACAGTTCGACGAGCGACAACCAGTTCGTCGTCGACGGTGAGAACTCGCCGGCGACGCTTGTCGCTCCAACACCGATCCGCCTTGAGTTCGACCGGACGGTGAGTCCAGATGGAGATAGCCGCAACCTCGCCGTCTTCTGTGCCGCACTCTCGTTCCATGACGAACGTGGTGAACCTCTCACAGATATCGATGTTGGAGGAGAAGAGGTCGATGTGAGCTTCGGCCGTGGAGTGTTCCCACCGGAAGAGTCTGGCGGCGAGACGTGGCGCTGGTTCGGCAGGTCGGAGGGGACGACAGTGATCCAGGTGGCCAGTGATGTCGCGACCGCCGCGACGGAACTCCATATCGACGGTGTCCCCATTGAGAACGGCATCTCGGTCCGTGCTGTTGTCGAGGACGCAGCAGCAGACTCCGTTGATATGGGCTCCGACGAAAGACACGTTATCACCGTGCCGCTGCCGTAATTGAGAGGGTACTTTTATTTATTAAATTCCTCTTCACCTACTTCGGGTCTAAGTGCCACGCCTCCATTGGTTCGACGACAGTCCCGTCGGTATCTATCCACCGATGTTGACACGACTGACGAGACGCCGTCACTGGAGGCCATCGACATCACCGCGGTCGTTTTCGACGAGATGACCTTCGCGGTCGAGCGAGCGCTCTGTGAGAAGCACGACATCAGTATTCACTAGAGCTTCGACGACTGCCGCGAGGAACTGGAGGCCGCTCGCGAGACAGCCCAATCTGGGGCAGATAACTCCGAAAAGTCGGTCAACCACACTGGTGGTTTCGAGTTCCCCGCAGCGTCTCAGTAGGACCAAACGATTCCCCAACGTTACCGATACGGTGGCTCCACGGTAGTCACGACCCGAACCTCGGACTCCTCATAGACGGGTTCGTGGATCGTTTCGTTCCCCGTCAGGGACTCTGACTTCATTCGGGCACCACGAACATACTCCCACAGAATCTCCCCGGTCGTACGTTCATAGCGAAGCCACTGTCGTTTGTCGTCTCCCATCCCATGATAGATAACGATGTCAAAGGTCCCATCGTCCCAGAGACGTATCTTGCACGTTCGCGGCCCTGGTAGTTCTTCTACCGCAAGGTCGCGCATACGATCGACAAGCGGTGCAAGCGGTGCCATCGGTGGGATTCCGTCGGTGTACATAGTTGTGCTGTCCCGTCCTCCCGCAGCCACGCGGGAGCAGCGGTCAACACCCTGAGAGAATTTCGTCACGTCTCTGCCGAGCGATTAGCAGGCGAGAGCCGTACCCGGGACTGCGAGAAAACGTGACGGAATCGACTGCGAAGCGCACCTTCAAAAGCCTACCGGCGGGGTTGCAATGGTTTGGTTTTTGTACCCCCGAGAGGGGTGCGGGGGTTACCACTCCCGCGACGTACCGATGAACGGGAACGCACGACGTCCCACGTCAAGCGGAGTCCAGACAGAAACGCTCGTTAACCGTCGCGACGACCCGTCGAATACGTCGGCTTTCGCGTCGACGGCCGAGCCGTCGTTCTGAATCTCTCCGAACAGCAGCGTCTCATCCCGATCGAAGTCTCGATCTGGTCAATCACAGTCCAGTGAGTCAACCGAAGCTACTTACGTGATACAGACGTATCACAGTATATGAGCACCGATAGTGACGCCGGCGGTGAAGGCGAAATGGAGAAGATCAATGTCAGAGTGCCGCAGTCGCTTCTGACACAGATCGACGAGATCTGGGAGGAACGGGGATACGCGAACAAGTCCGAATTTATTCGCGATGCACTCCGGGATGCCGTCAACCCCCCGACGCAACTGTCTGAGGAAGCGCTCGAGCATCTGGCTGAGAGCCGCAAGCAGCGAGAGCAGGGCGAGACGGTATCGCAGGACGACGTGAAGGGCCGCCTGGGAATCGATGACTGAGGTCGAGTGGACACCGAAAGCACTCGACTTACTGGAGGGACTCGACACCGAAGCCCAAGAGCGACTGGTCAAGAAACTCGACGAGGCGAAAGACTGGACATCCCATCGCCTCGAAAAACTCAGCGGCTATCCGTACTAAAAGCTCCGCGCCGGCGACTACCGTGCGATCATCACGTGGGATCGGGACGAGGATGTCCTCATAGTCGAAGCGGTCGGCCACCGGCGGAATATCTACGATAGGCACCTCCCTCCATAATCCCGCTATCTTCTAACCCGACCGGATGGGTGGGCTGCCGGTCTAACGTTCAAATACGATGCTGAGTCGGTAGTGTTTATTGCCCACGAGAGGGGTGCGGGGGGACCTCACCCCGCTACTGAGCCATGACCGATTCAGAATATCCGTGGCGAGACGAAGCGCTACTCTACGACCTCTACTGGGAACAGGAGCTGAGTACAGTCGAGATCGCAGACAGGCTGGGATGTGCACA
The DNA window shown above is from Halostella salina and carries:
- a CDS encoding right-handed parallel beta-helix repeat-containing protein — translated: MEGCTIGPREDSDRLIGSDADGIHCLNCRRGPRIEDCHIHHLEDDGIVVATHMCAVDEFIDNRTVRVTSEPPVTIAPGDTLRSMSPAGEVTQTLPEVVDVDYRFKNSLSPGRPRTVTFESSIKDALQTGDYLLNEAAANHGYTVRNNTIRNNRASLVRLASGRGEFVDNELSGSSLAAVELECDTSGTWTPKGWLYDVELANNTVARSGLNYINVQSLGSPAFHLVHRAGGDGGATPHREVTIRDNQVTESGDVGVLVEDATDVAVTNNDLSGLNRLDIDHLLGRRGYGVGFENVDGATVANNTVAGSPESLSDLGWQSQSNDSSTSDNQFVVDGENSPATLVAPTPIRLEFDRTVSPDGDSRNLAVFCAALSFHDERGEPLTDIDVGGEEVDVSFGRGVFPPEESGGETWRWFGRSEGTTVIQVASDVATAATELHIDGVPIENGISVRAVVEDAAADSVDMGSDERHVITVPLP
- a CDS encoding ribbon-helix-helix domain-containing protein; amino-acid sequence: MSTDSDAGGEGEMEKINVRVPQSLLTQIDEIWEERGYANKSEFIRDALRDAVNPPTQLSEEALEHLAESRKQREQGETVSQDDVKGRLGIDD